TAGTTCCAACTTTTTTCTGTTTGTAGATTTTGGTTTCCAAAATACGCTACATCAAAAACATTAACATAATTATAGAGCTGTGTTATTGCAGGGATTTTTACTCCACTTGTAATGCCACCTTTGAATGTGAGCCACTCTGTTGGGTTAATATTGACATAAAAGCGTGGATTTGGTGTAGTTTTAAACTTATCACTATAATTATATCGCCCTCCCAAAGTTGCACTTATGTATTCATTAATCAAATATTCTCCCTCAGCAAAGAGAGCGGCTTGATTAGTGTGCTCGGTAATGCGATTATCAGGGCTTATGGCATGAATAGCTAATTGCTCAAAGATGTAATGCACGCCGCCATTAAAAAGGATATTTCCAGCATTGCCCAAGCTAAAATCTTTAAAATAGCTGCTTTGGGCTATTAGCATATTATCTGTTCGCCCATCACCTTTATTTCCCCATAATACTTTATCACCCTTGCTTCCACCGATAGGGATATTACTGCCATTATTTTGTTTATGATTGCCCCAAGTCATATATGAATACTGCACATAGCTTGTAAGCTTACCCCAGTCATAATCTGCCTCGTGATTAAGTACATTATTGAGTTTATAAAAATCTCGCGCACTCGCTCCACCACCAAAGCCGCTTAACGAGCCTGTGCGCGCAAAGTAGAGTTCAGAATCTAAATAGATATAATTATTCTTATTTGGTGTAAAATTTAATCGCCCACCAACATTCCAGTTAGTAAAAGCAGTAGAGCCAGTGTAGGGATTACTATAATCTTGGTCTATGATTTGCCCATTGCGCCACTGCTTTAAGCCTGCAGGTTTTTCATAGGCATTGCGCCCACCGGCTTTATAACTCCCCCGTAGATTAAGAGAAAGCATATTTTTAATGAGTGGGATATTCATATAGGCATTGCCTCCAAAGATATTGCCAAAGCGCGCATCGCTCATTATTTGAGAATCTAGCTGCACGCCACCACTTAACTCATCGCTATGTTTTTTAGTAATGATATTTATCACCCCACCCATTGCATCGCTACCATACAGCACGGAGGCAGGACCGCGTATGACTTCCACACGCTCTATCATAGAGGGTGGTGGCATAAAGCTTGAGAATGTCCCACCCCAGCCAGTGTAGTCAAAATCCCTATCCACATTTTGGCGCTTGCCATCAATGAGAATAAGCGTATAGACCGAGCCTAGCCCACGCATAGAGATTTCGCTACTGCCCACGCGCGTTTTTTCAATATACACGCCCGGCACATCTTGCACCATATCACCAATGTCGCGCACAGGGCGAGTGAGAATCTCCTCTTTTTCAACAATAGCAATAGAAGCGGGCGCGTTTTTAATATCCTGCTCATATCCTGCAGCGGTTACCACAGAGCGAGTGAGATTGACTTTGCGGGGAGATTGTGAGGAAGATTTCACCTTAGAATCTGCGCTAGATTCTAAAGATGTTTGACTTATCCCCCCCCCCCGTAGAATTATTCGCCTCATCAGCAACAAGCGCATGAGAGGAGAGAAGTGCTAAACCCAAACCAAATGCGAGTAAATATTTCATAGCATATCCTTAAGATAAAAATAATGAGAGCGACTTGCGATTATAATAAATAAAACTAAAAATAACATAAAAGCTAAGATATTGCCAAAGCGCGCTATGTGTATTTATAGAATCTAGTAGGGTTTATTTTGGTTTAAAACCTAGCGCGATATAGAATCTACATACCTACCCACATACTTACAGCGCCATACGAATGCAATCATAGAGCATATCCATATTCTGCTCTGGCACAAACTCCACGCCCATAAACTTGCCCTTAGAGATGATTTCTGAAGCGGGAAGCTCATGGACAATCACGCAAAAGACGGTTTTTGGATTGGCTTTTGGCATTTCTTTGTAGGTTTTAATAAAGCCTAGCGCGGTGACATTGCCTATTTTTTCATCAATGACAATAATATCTTGCGGCGTTTGCATAAGGCTCTTTAGCGCATCAATGGGGTCATTATTCATAGTGATAAGCAGGCTTGAGTCAATTTTCTCAATCACTTGGCGGTATTTGAGGATATTTACCATGGTTTCACGCACGATAAGCAGACTCTTGCGATTGGTGGTTTCTAAATAATGCAGCAGGTCAAAAAGTTCCTTTGAGCGCGCGGAGAGCTTAGATTTATCAAGTCCGCGTAAAAAATATCGCAAAAATGTTTTTGAGCTAAAGCTCCCCTCAATGCGCGAATTACGAAAAAACTGCTTCACTGCTTGGCTATATTTTGCTCTACTCCATAAAGTAGTGTCAAAATCATACGCCTTTGTGTCAAGCAGGGCAATAAAGCGCGTTTTAATATCCTGCGTCATGGGCGTATATACTTTGCTAAAGGCTTCAAAATGCTCTTCTTTAAATCGCTTTAAGCGTGCATTTTCAGTAACTAGCGCATCTTTTTGATTGCCAATAAAGTTGAGCAAATCTACATAGCGCTTGCGCATTTGCTTGACTTCTTTTTCAGCCTCTGCAAATTCCTTGCTGCCTCTATCCTCGCGCTTTCCTAGATTTTTCTCCTCTGCAGCGAGCGTGCCGCTTAGGGCATTTGTTTGGGCTTGAGCGTTTGCAAGTGAGCTTTGAATCTCATCAATATGCGTAACAGTTTTATTATATTCCACTTGTCGGGCGAGAAATATCATTTCAAAGGCGTAGTTAAGCGCGTATTGCGTCTTTTTGTAGTATCCCTCATATTCTTTGGATAAATAAATAATCTCTCTTTTTAGCTTTTTTAACACATCATTTTCAATATTAGCGTCCATGGCACATAAATCATTATAGGCAGTGAGCAAAAAGCGGCGCATACGGATAAAATCAAGGCTCAAATGCCCTGAGACAAAGTCTTTATACGCGCTTAAAATTTCATTTTCATGCGCGAAATACTCCTCAATACACACTTTTGCGGGCTTTGTTACAGGGATTTCATCGGGGTCTATGGGCTTTGGCTTTACATGGATTTTAGTAACAAGCTTGCTCTCTACGATAAATTCTACTTCAATACCTTTTTTTAAATCGCTTAGCTCATCTTCCCACACATCAAAGGGAAAGTCAAACACACGCTTATTTAAATCCTGCTCCACCTGCGCGCGCTGCGTTTGAGAATCTACACTAATAATCTTTCCATATAGCATTAATTATCCTAAATATCTAAAATTTAAGGCGTTATTATACCTTGCTAAGCTTTAAATGCAATGGCAACTTGTTTGATAGAGAATCTAGCATAGAATCTAGCATTTTAAGTTCGCCTTAAGTCATACTTGTAGGGGCATGATAGAATCTAGCGCACTTAGTGTTTTTATTTTAATGCTTTTTGTTTTTGCCCATGCGTAAATAGCTTTTAGCTCTTTAGTATTGTCGCTTTGTTTAGAGCTTTGGTGGGTAAAAATAGGCGGCAAAATGCGCAAGGGAGATTTGCTTTGAATCTTAGCCTTAAGCACAACAAGTGTAGATTCTCTACTAGGCAAAGAATGCACAAAGCACACTTCATCAATATGCAGCCCACACGCGCCAAATTCACAAAAAAGCTCATAGCATAGCCTTGCATCATAGCACATACACAGCACGCCATTTGGCTTAAGCACTCTTTTTATGTGTGTGAGTAAATCATGCAGCGGTAAAAAACAGCTTTGGCGTGCGAGATTTTTGCGCGTATTTTGCCCATGCAGCGCGCCTTTGGTATAAAATGGAGGATTAGTGATGATAAAATCAAATTTAGAGGGTGTTTCAAAATCTAAAAAATCAACGCAATGCACCATGCCACCAAAACTCTGTGCATTTTTGCGCGCCAATATGCTCATAGCTTCATCTTTTTCTACCAAATGCAGCTCGGCTTTACCGCCTAGATTGCATATTTCTCTAGCGCATAATATCCCCAAAATCCCACTTCCCGCGCCTACATCAAGTATGCGCATATGTTTTTTTAAAAAATTACGCGCAAAGTAGGCAAGGATTAAGCTATCTGTGTTGTAGCAATAGCCATTTTCAAGCTGATAAATCTCTAGCGCAGCCATATGGCTAAATCCTCGCCTAGCGGCATAGTGTGGATAAGTTTGAAATGTGCTTTGAGATTATGCGGGATAAAATGCGCATTATTATGCGCGCCATCACACCAAAAGGCTGCGTGAATGAGTAGCATATCTATTTCATCTTTAAGCATAGAGAGCAGATTAAAGCCCCCCTCTACAATGATAAATCCACCTAAAGCCCTAAATGCCTCTATATCCTTAATAATACGCGCGCGCGAGGCTAAATGTTCACTTATAGAATCTACATGGCGCGAGATAATGCCAATTTGGGGCAAATGTGTTTTATCATAAGGCGGCAGAGCGTAGCGGGCGTTAAGCTTAGGATTGTCTGTGTTTAAAGTCTTGCCCGAAATACATAGCCAATCACAAACACTCCTTTGATTATGCGTAAAAATTTGTGAGATTTGTGATGAAATGCGCCCTTGCGTGTAGCTACCATCAAGGCGATGAGCAAGTTTAAAAAGCACAAATCTCCCCTTTTGCCTAAGTGTCTCAAAAGGCAAAAGCAAATTATGCGCAGCCTCCTGTAGTGCGGGGGATTGCACAAAAATGGCATTAATGCCATGCGAGATGAGATATTCCCTGCCACCTGCGGCAAGCGCGTGATTATCAAGTGCGGCAATGCACACTTTTGCAAAGCCTAATTGCGCAAGCAAATGCGCACAAGGAGGTGTTTTGCCCTTATGATTGCAAGGCTCTAGGCTCACATATAGCGCGCATTCTTTAAACATTTGATTATGATTTTGCAAAAGAAAAGCGTGAATATCATCACTCTTTTTAAGGGCTAAAATGCGCTCATCACGGCTTAGCGTATAGTAGGCTTCTTGCAGGGCTAGCACTTCAGCATGCGGGCTGCCTGCGATTTTATGCACGCCCTGCCCTAAGATATTGCCATTTTTATCGACCACCATAGCGCCAACGCTAGGATTTGGCAGCGCTAGGCTCTGCGTTTGCCACGCGAGATTGCAGCAATGGTTGAGTAAAATTTCATCACAATTCAAATATCACCTTTATTTTTTTAATATCTGCTATGTTTAGGCTAATATTTTGATTATCTTGCCTTATCTCAACGCGCCCATCACGCTCGCTAAAATCTTGCAAAATACCCTCAATTACACTTTTATCCATAAGCTTTATGCTTACTTGCTCGCCGAGTGAGAATACATAATGTCTAGGCTTTTTAAGCACGCGCTCTAGCCCGGGTGAGCTTACCTCAAGTGCGTAAGATTCTATATTTATATCCTCCACATCAAGCAGAGGAGAGAGCAGCTCGCTTAAATGTTGGCAATCTTGCAGGCTTAGCATGTTTTGTTTAGAATCTAGTATTTGCATAGGGGCTTTGCGCGTGATAGAAATGCGCAAAATTGGGTGATTATTCTCTTTTAAAAACTCAATATCATACACATATAGCCCTAAACTTGTGGCGAGCTGCTCGATTTTTCCTTGTGTGGCGGGCGAAAGCATGGCATTCCTTTGATTTAGATTCTATATTTTAGCAATTATTTGCTTTTATTTTTTGGTTTGATTTTTCTGCTCATTGGCTAATTGGGCGAATATATGCTCAAGCCTATTGGCGTTTTGCAAGCTATCATCAAAGCTAAAGCTAAGCTCTGGCGCGCGAAACCACTCTGTCGCGCTTAGCACATAATCTTTAAGAATATTTTGCGCTTTTTTAAGGCGCTCTAAAATTATTTTGCGCTCCTGTGGGGGAATATCTGTCCCCTCGATAAACACCTCCGCGCTCTGCTTGCTGCTTGCTTTCACGCCTGTGATAGTGAGATGATTAATGTGGGAATCTGCAAGCTCGGCAAGCGCTTGGCTTAGTACTTCTTGCAGGAGTGATTCTAGCCGCTGCTGTTTAATATTCATCTGGCACCTCCATTGCTCTTTTGGCATAAAATGCGGCGCGATAATCTTTGAAGTTACCTGCTAAAATCGCCTCTCTTGCGCCTTTTGCTAGAGTAAGATAATAATGCAAATTATGCAAAGTCGCTAAGCGATGATAGGTGATTTCTTGCGCGCGGAAAAGATGACATAAATACGCGCGCGTGTAGTGTGTGCAGGTGTAGCAGTCGCACGCCTCATCAATGGGCTTTGTGTCGTTTATAAAACTCGCAGCCTTAATATTAATCTTACCAAAATGCGTAAAAAGTGTCGCATTTCGCGCATTTCTAGTAGGCATTACACAATCAAACATATCCACCCCTAGCGCGATAGATTCTATAATATTCTCCGGCGTGCCTACGCCCATAAGATAGCGCGGCTTGTGGGGGGGCATAAGCGGTGTTAGGTGATTAATTGTATCATACATTTCTTGTGTGTCCTCTCCAACAGCTAAGCCCCCAATGGCAAAGCCATCAAAATCGCCCATTTCTGTGAGCTGCCTGCAGGAGAGCGCGCGGAAATGCCTATCTGTGCCGCCTTGAATAATAGCAAAAAGATTATTGTCTAAGCCCTTGCCCTGCGCCTTTTGCGCCTCATGATATAAAAGACTTCTTTGCGCCCAAGCACTAGTGCGCTGTATAGAATCTGCAATGCGCTCTGTGCTTGCTGGCAGCCCTACTAAATCATCAAGCACCATCATAATGTCGCTATTAAGCGCGTATTGAATATCTAGCACAAATTCGGGCGAGAAAAAATGCTTTGAGCCATCAATGTGGGATTTAAACTCTATGCCAGATTCTATAATTTTTACATGTTTGCCAAGGCTAAAGGCTTGAAAGCCTCCACTATCGCTAAGATAGCTGCCATGAAAGTTAGCAAATTTATGCACGCCGCCAAAGGCTTTAAGCCGCTTTAATCCCACGCGCAAATACATATGGTAGGTATTTGCAAGGATAAGCTTTGTGTGCAAAATATGTGATAAATCTATAGAATCTAGCGCTTTTACGCAGCCCTGCGTGCCAACGGGCATAAAAATGGGCGTTTGTATCGTGCTGTGTGGGAGTGTAAGCTCAAGCACTCTGGCTCTATCATCTTGCGCCTTGAGAGTAACCTGCATAGAATCTGCCTTAGGCTTTATGCGGCTTTGTTTGCTCTGCTATGTTTTTCATATAATCTCGCGCATATTGCGCTGAAGTGTGAGCAGCCTTTATCAAAATGCCTCGTAAGCCGCGTTCTTCTAAGAGTGCTAATCCTCTAATAGTCGTGCCTGCTGGGCTTGAAATGGCATATTTTAGCTCGCTTGGGCTTGTGTGGGCAAGTATCTTAGCAAAGCCTGCAAAAGTTTGCTGCACTAACGCCGCGCTTTGCTCATGGCTAAGTCCCTCAAGCACGCCTGCATCGATTAAAGATTCTGCAATAATGGCTAGAAAGGCGATACTGCTGCCGCTAGTAGCTATGCTAGATTCTATAAGTGCTTCATCATTAACTTGCACGCCCTCGCCAAAGGATTGAATAAAGGGGAGAATGTGTTTTTGGACTACATCGGCAAAATCTGCGCAAGGCTTGGCATTTAGGCAATAAAATGCTGTTGATGAGGCTTTGCTCCATGCTGCGATATTAGGCATAAGGCGCACATAAAAATGTGCCTTTAAATGCTCTGTAA
The sequence above is drawn from the Helicobacter jaachi genome and encodes:
- a CDS encoding tRNA1(Val) (adenine(37)-N6)-methyltransferase yields the protein MAALEIYQLENGYCYNTDSLILAYFARNFLKKHMRILDVGAGSGILGILCAREICNLGGKAELHLVEKDEAMSILARKNAQSFGGMVHCVDFLDFETPSKFDFIITNPPFYTKGALHGQNTRKNLARQSCFLPLHDLLTHIKRVLKPNGVLCMCYDARLCYELFCEFGACGLHIDEVCFVHSLPSRESTLVVLKAKIQSKSPLRILPPIFTHQSSKQSDNTKELKAIYAWAKTKSIKIKTLSALDSIMPLQV
- the tgt gene encoding tRNA guanosine(34) transglycosylase Tgt, with translation MQVTLKAQDDRARVLELTLPHSTIQTPIFMPVGTQGCVKALDSIDLSHILHTKLILANTYHMYLRVGLKRLKAFGGVHKFANFHGSYLSDSGGFQAFSLGKHVKIIESGIEFKSHIDGSKHFFSPEFVLDIQYALNSDIMMVLDDLVGLPASTERIADSIQRTSAWAQRSLLYHEAQKAQGKGLDNNLFAIIQGGTDRHFRALSCRQLTEMGDFDGFAIGGLAVGEDTQEMYDTINHLTPLMPPHKPRYLMGVGTPENIIESIALGVDMFDCVMPTRNARNATLFTHFGKINIKAASFINDTKPIDEACDCYTCTHYTRAYLCHLFRAQEITYHRLATLHNLHYYLTLAKGAREAILAGNFKDYRAAFYAKRAMEVPDEY
- the ribD gene encoding bifunctional diaminohydroxyphosphoribosylaminopyrimidine deaminase/5-amino-6-(5-phosphoribosylamino)uracil reductase RibD; the encoded protein is MNCDEILLNHCCNLAWQTQSLALPNPSVGAMVVDKNGNILGQGVHKIAGSPHAEVLALQEAYYTLSRDERILALKKSDDIHAFLLQNHNQMFKECALYVSLEPCNHKGKTPPCAHLLAQLGFAKVCIAALDNHALAAGGREYLISHGINAIFVQSPALQEAAHNLLLPFETLRQKGRFVLFKLAHRLDGSYTQGRISSQISQIFTHNQRSVCDWLCISGKTLNTDNPKLNARYALPPYDKTHLPQIGIISRHVDSISEHLASRARIIKDIEAFRALGGFIIVEGGFNLLSMLKDEIDMLLIHAAFWCDGAHNNAHFIPHNLKAHFKLIHTMPLGEDLAIWLR
- a CDS encoding TonB-dependent receptor domain-containing protein, which translates into the protein MRRIILRGGGISQTSLESSADSKVKSSSQSPRKVNLTRSVVTAAGYEQDIKNAPASIAIVEKEEILTRPVRDIGDMVQDVPGVYIEKTRVGSSEISMRGLGSVYTLILIDGKRQNVDRDFDYTGWGGTFSSFMPPPSMIERVEVIRGPASVLYGSDAMGGVINIITKKHSDELSGGVQLDSQIMSDARFGNIFGGNAYMNIPLIKNMLSLNLRGSYKAGGRNAYEKPAGLKQWRNGQIIDQDYSNPYTGSTAFTNWNVGGRLNFTPNKNNYIYLDSELYFARTGSLSGFGGGASARDFYKLNNVLNHEADYDWGKLTSYVQYSYMTWGNHKQNNGSNIPIGGSKGDKVLWGNKGDGRTDNMLIAQSSYFKDFSLGNAGNILFNGGVHYIFEQLAIHAISPDNRITEHTNQAALFAEGEYLINEYISATLGGRYNYSDKFKTTPNPRFYVNINPTEWLTFKGGITSGVKIPAITQLYNYVNVFDVAYFGNQNLQTEKSWNYELSAVLDFEPTMLILTGYYTDFKDQIISTSTRMATDPTCEHNFCWRYNNASKSYMSGVELSLKVKPMYGFSLDANYGFTHTEVLKAAPGYAYQEGEAVNNIPRHTFTLTPRYAYKDFSAYLRWSGKYQTPTDAASTANAISYATSTRGLLGKYYKDYQLVDIGASYKFKQYTLTLAVNNVLDVDFWDPMLYTTYGANNINNPVANGGYINPYQRVMPSRSYWLSVRADF
- the rimP gene encoding ribosome maturation factor RimP translates to MLSPATQGKIEQLATSLGLYVYDIEFLKENNHPILRISITRKAPMQILDSKQNMLSLQDCQHLSELLSPLLDVEDINIESYALEVSSPGLERVLKKPRHYVFSLGEQVSIKLMDKSVIEGILQDFSERDGRVEIRQDNQNISLNIADIKKIKVIFEL
- a CDS encoding pyrroline-5-carboxylate reductase, with the translated sequence MKRDFVVVGYGNMAQAILAHNDFLTTHYNHIFIIGRHLEKAKACIAEHNLKAKALQASLVDSKICIDIEGKDVLLCIKPKGLESFIFTGEAHSVYSVLAGVPTLKLTEHLKAHFYVRLMPNIAAWSKASSTAFYCLNAKPCADFADVVQKHILPFIQSFGEGVQVNDEALIESSIATSGSSIAFLAIIAESLIDAGVLEGLSHEQSAALVQQTFAGFAKILAHTSPSELKYAISSPAGTTIRGLALLEERGLRGILIKAAHTSAQYARDYMKNIAEQTKPHKA
- the rbfA gene encoding 30S ribosome-binding factor RbfA, whose product is MNIKQQRLESLLQEVLSQALAELADSHINHLTITGVKASSKQSAEVFIEGTDIPPQERKIILERLKKAQNILKDYVLSATEWFRAPELSFSFDDSLQNANRLEHIFAQLANEQKNQTKK